A region of the Chloroflexota bacterium genome:
AGGTGTAACGCAACAAGAAATCGTAGCCGCAATTGCTGCGGTGCTTGCGTCTCAGGAAGAGCAGGCGCAAAGCACAACAATCCCATCATCCCCACCGGTCTCAATGTGGAAACTGGCTGGCCGTATCGGCCGTGTTCGGAGGGTTACATGAGGCGTTTTGTGCTCACTTTCGAAGGGAAAGACCATCAAATTGAGGTGGGCAAAGACTTAGTAATTGTCGATAGCCATCCATTCCACGTAGCACTAGAAGGGCAGAAGGTAGTAGTTGATGGCACAGAATACAGCATCGAAGTAGATGGGAACACAGCCTGGGTGAACGGCTTCCCATACCCATTCTCATTGCACGGCGACCTGAAAAGACCTCTTTCGCCATCTCAAAGCGGGCGCGAGGACTTACGGCGTATTGACTCTCGACCACCGACCTTGCTTACGGCCAGCGATCACATTATAGAGGCGGTGATGCCGGGCAAAGTGTTGCGTGTCCTGGTAAATGAGGGGGACGTTATTCACGCCGGTGACGTCGTATGTATCCTGGAAGCGATGAAGATGGAGAACGAGCTACACGCACCAAAGACGGGCACGGTGCAACAGGTTTTAGTCAAACCAGGACAGGATGTGGAAGCAGGGGAGCCCTTGATCGTTCTGCAAAGTGAAAGTTATGTCAAATAAGGCCGTCTCTGAACAAAAAACACGCTGGGAAAAGGGAGTGCTTCAACCCCTTTTAGCCCAAACCCCAGAACGTCAAACACGATTTGAGACCGATGAAGGCATTCCCATCGAGCGTGTATACACACCAGAAGATGTGAGGGCCGATTATCTCACAGATATTGGCTTTCCTGGCGAGTACCCTTTCACCCGGGGTGTGCATCCGACAATGTATCGTGGCCGGCTGTGGACGATGCGCCAATATGCGGGCTATGCCTCCGCGGAAGAGTCGAACCGGCGCTACCACTATCTGCTCCAGCAAGGCCAGACGGGCCTCTCGGTTGCTTTTGACCTCCCCACCCAAATCGGCTATGACTCCGATCACCCTTTGTCTGTCGGCGAAGTGGGTAAAGTGGGTGTAGCCATTGACTCACTAGAGGATATGGAAATCCTTTTCCGCGACATCTCCTTGGAGCAAGTCAGCACTTCCATGACAATCAATGCTCCAGCCGCAGTGCTACTTGCAATGTATGTCGCGGTGGCCAGAAAGCAAGGTGTAAAGCCAGCCGATCTGCGTGGCACGATCCAGAACGATATCCTGAAAGAGTATGTAGCGCGTGGGACATACATCTTCCCGCCCGGGCCGGCCATGCGTCTTATTACCGACACTTTCCGCTACTGTGCCTCCGAAATGCCCCGTTGGAACACGATCTCGATCTCTGGCTACCACATTCGCGAGGCAGGTGCGACAGCAGTACAGGAAGTGGCTTTCACTTTAGCAAACGCAATCGCTTACGTTCAGGCAGCCATCGGTGCCGGGCTCGACGTGGATCGGTTCGCAGGGCAACTATCGTTCTTCTTCAGTGCCCATAACGACTTGCTGCAAGAAGTCGCGAAATTTCGCGCGGCGCGGCGTATGTGGGCGCGCATTATGCGCGAGCGGTTTAGGGCCAAAGACCCCCGTTCGTGGATGATGCGTTTCCATACCCAGACTGCGGGGAGCACACTTACGGCGCAACAACCAGAAAACAACATCGTGCGGGTGACCCTCCAAGCATTGGCAGCAGTACTTGGTGGGACCCAGAGCCTACACACCAACTCCTATGACGAGGCGCTATCCCTGCCATCCGAAGACTCGGTGCGCATCGCTCTGCGTACACAACAAATCATCGCCTATGAGAGTGGTGTCGCCAACACAATTGACCCACTCGCAGGCAGTTATTACATTGAGAGCATGACGGACGAGATAGAAAGCCAAGCCAACGAATACTTGGCGACAATTGAGGAGATGGGGGGAGCGCAGGCAGCCATCGAGCAGGGCTACATCCAGCGGGAGATTGAGGAGAGCGCTTACCGCCATCAGCGGGCTGTAGAAAGAAAAGAAAAGGTCATCGTTGGCGTCAATGAGTTCGTAGAGACACAGGAGAAGCAACGTGTTCCAGTGCGCGTGGACCAGAAGGTGCGCGAACAACAGATAGCGAGGCTTCGTAACTTGCGAAACCGGAGAGACAACAGACACGTGCAACAAACATTAGTCGAATTGCGAACCGCCGCCCGCGGGGATGACAATCTGATGCCGCCATTGTTGGCTTGTGTCGAGGCCTATGCTACGCTGGGTGAAATCTGCGACGTGCTGCGCGGAGAATTTGGGGAATATCAGTTCGGCCGATCGTAATCTCGTTGTGCTTCATTATTCACCACGTGGGCATCTCTGCCGCTCACAGCGGATTGCCTTGGCGGTTGGTTTCCAAGAGGAGTATAAATAATGATGAAAGTGAAGGGGCTCGACCACATTGGGATCGCCGTCCACAACTTGCAGGACGCATTGGTTTTTTATCGCGATACCTTGGGTCTGCAATTAGAGGGCATCGAAGTCATCGAGGAGCAAGGTGTACGAGCGGCCGCTTTGTCTGTTGGCGGTACACATCTTGAACTGCTCGAGGCGACTGATAGAGAGGGTCCCATTGCTCGTTTTCTGTCCAGCCGCGGCGAGGGCATCCACCACATTTGCCTAGAAGTGGATGATATCGAAGTGGCATTATCCAACCTGGATACGAGGGGCGTCAGGCTTATTGACCGCACACCAAGGATAGGCGCTGGTGGGAAGAAGATAGCATTCCTGAACCCGCGGAGCACTTTCGGCGTGTTGATAGAATTGAGCGAGAAGGCGCGGCGATAAAGGGGCACCATCGCTTCTAAGATGATGGGATATAGTTGTATAGAAGCAAAGGGTGATATGAGATGCCGTTGGAACAAGGTTTAGTTCAGGTTTACACTGGTGACGGAAAGGGCAAAACAACAGCAGCGTTAGGCCTCGCAGTCCGGGCAGTCGGACAGGGCTTGCGAGTGTACATTGTGCAGTTTATGAAAGGCTGGCCGGACTATGGCGAACTGAACGCGTTGAAATTGCTCCCCAATGTAACCCTAGTGCAGTTCGGACGGGCCGAATTCGTAAGCCGCGAACACCCCGATCCAAAAGATGTACAAGAGGCGCGAGCGGCTCTGGCACACGCGTCCGAAGTGGTGCTGGCAGGCCAATACGATATTGTGATACTGGATGAGGTAAACGTGGCCCTGGATTTCGGCTTGATACCCCTCTCCGAAGTGCTGGCGCTCTTGGATGCTAAGCCCACGCACGTCGAACTCATCCTCACCGGACGAAATGCACCGCCAGAACTCGTAGACCGCGCTGACTTAGTAACAGAAATGCGCTCTGTCAAACACCCCTACGATCGGGGCATTGTGGGACGCAAGGGAATCGAATACTAAGAGATGGCTCCAAAAGGTTGATGGAGGCGTGATATGTTCGAACCAACAAAACTCAAGGAAATCAAACGCGAACGTGAACGCTGGGAACAAACTACACTGAAAACTACATTGGACAAGAACCCCGAACGTCAAGAAACCTTTATAACCACTTCAGGAGCGCCAGTAGAACGACTCTACACCCCTGCGGATATACCCAACTTCGATTATGAAAGGGACCTGGGCTTCCCTGGTGAATATCCCTTCACTCGTGGCATCCATCCTACCATGTACCGCGGCCGCTTATGGACCATGCGCATGTTCGCTGGCTTCGGCACAGCAGAAGAGAC
Encoded here:
- a CDS encoding biotin/lipoyl-binding protein, producing MRRFVLTFEGKDHQIEVGKDLVIVDSHPFHVALEGQKVVVDGTEYSIEVDGNTAWVNGFPYPFSLHGDLKRPLSPSQSGREDLRRIDSRPPTLLTASDHIIEAVMPGKVLRVLVNEGDVIHAGDVVCILEAMKMENELHAPKTGTVQQVLVKPGQDVEAGEPLIVLQSESYVK
- a CDS encoding methylmalonyl-CoA mutase family protein; this translates as MSNKAVSEQKTRWEKGVLQPLLAQTPERQTRFETDEGIPIERVYTPEDVRADYLTDIGFPGEYPFTRGVHPTMYRGRLWTMRQYAGYASAEESNRRYHYLLQQGQTGLSVAFDLPTQIGYDSDHPLSVGEVGKVGVAIDSLEDMEILFRDISLEQVSTSMTINAPAAVLLAMYVAVARKQGVKPADLRGTIQNDILKEYVARGTYIFPPGPAMRLITDTFRYCASEMPRWNTISISGYHIREAGATAVQEVAFTLANAIAYVQAAIGAGLDVDRFAGQLSFFFSAHNDLLQEVAKFRAARRMWARIMRERFRAKDPRSWMMRFHTQTAGSTLTAQQPENNIVRVTLQALAAVLGGTQSLHTNSYDEALSLPSEDSVRIALRTQQIIAYESGVANTIDPLAGSYYIESMTDEIESQANEYLATIEEMGGAQAAIEQGYIQREIEESAYRHQRAVERKEKVIVGVNEFVETQEKQRVPVRVDQKVREQQIARLRNLRNRRDNRHVQQTLVELRTAARGDDNLMPPLLACVEAYATLGEICDVLRGEFGEYQFGRS
- the mce gene encoding methylmalonyl-CoA epimerase, translated to MKVKGLDHIGIAVHNLQDALVFYRDTLGLQLEGIEVIEEQGVRAAALSVGGTHLELLEATDREGPIARFLSSRGEGIHHICLEVDDIEVALSNLDTRGVRLIDRTPRIGAGGKKIAFLNPRSTFGVLIELSEKARR
- the cobO gene encoding cob(I)yrinic acid a,c-diamide adenosyltransferase, which produces MPLEQGLVQVYTGDGKGKTTAALGLAVRAVGQGLRVYIVQFMKGWPDYGELNALKLLPNVTLVQFGRAEFVSREHPDPKDVQEARAALAHASEVVLAGQYDIVILDEVNVALDFGLIPLSEVLALLDAKPTHVELILTGRNAPPELVDRADLVTEMRSVKHPYDRGIVGRKGIEY